One region of Nevskia ramosa DSM 11499 genomic DNA includes:
- a CDS encoding PilT/PilU family type 4a pilus ATPase has product MEKLLAYLKLTVEQQASDLYFSAGATAMLRIEGDLHPVGRVVLTSDFIRELSRSILDPEQQERFDREREIDLAIEAAGLGRFRVNVFTQRGTVAMVLRYVRSEAPKLADLNLPETLAQMVMQKRGLLLMVGATGSGKSTTLAAMINHRNEHAAGHILTIEDPIEFVHTNKRSIINQREIGQDTVSYERALHSALREAPDVIQIGEIRTRETMDACLQLANTGHLAISTLHANNAYQALQRIVNLYPDALRPQLYLDLSLSLRAIVSQRLVKRLDGRRVAAVEVLINTPFLQDLIVGRRIEEIRDAMSQSSDSGMQTFDTSLHRLYKDGLISLDEALANADSRTNLEAKINFGH; this is encoded by the coding sequence ATGGAGAAGCTTCTTGCGTACCTGAAGCTGACGGTCGAGCAGCAGGCGTCCGATCTTTACTTCAGTGCCGGCGCCACGGCGATGCTGCGCATCGAGGGCGATCTGCATCCGGTCGGCCGTGTCGTGCTGACCAGCGATTTCATCCGCGAACTGTCCCGCTCGATCCTCGATCCCGAACAGCAGGAGCGCTTCGATCGCGAGCGCGAGATCGATCTCGCCATCGAAGCCGCCGGACTTGGCCGCTTCCGGGTCAACGTGTTCACACAGCGCGGCACCGTGGCGATGGTGCTGCGCTATGTGAGGTCTGAAGCGCCGAAGCTCGCCGACCTGAACCTGCCGGAAACCCTGGCGCAGATGGTCATGCAGAAGCGCGGCCTGCTGCTGATGGTGGGCGCGACCGGCTCCGGCAAATCGACGACCCTGGCGGCGATGATCAATCACCGCAACGAGCATGCGGCCGGCCACATCCTGACCATCGAGGACCCGATCGAGTTCGTCCACACCAACAAGCGCTCGATCATCAATCAGCGCGAAATCGGCCAGGACACGGTCAGCTACGAACGGGCGCTGCATTCGGCGCTGCGGGAAGCGCCGGACGTGATCCAAATCGGCGAGATCCGCACCCGGGAGACGATGGACGCCTGCCTGCAACTGGCGAACACTGGCCACCTGGCGATTTCGACCCTGCATGCCAACAACGCCTATCAGGCGCTGCAGCGGATTGTGAACCTCTATCCGGATGCGTTGCGGCCGCAGCTTTATCTGGACCTGTCCTTGAGCCTGCGGGCGATCGTGTCGCAGCGGCTGGTCAAGCGCCTGGATGGTCGCCGGGTCGCCGCGGTCGAAGTGCTGATCAACACGCCGTTCCTGCAGGACCTGATCGTCGGCCGCCGCATCGAAGAGATTCGCGACGCGATGAGCCAGTCCTCGGACTCTGGCATGCAGACCTTCGATACCTCGCTGCATCGTCTGTACAAGGACGGCCTGATCTCGCTTGATGAGGCGCTGGCCAATGCCGATTCGCGCACCAACCTCGAAGCCAAGATCAACTTTGGTCATTGA
- the rplM gene encoding 50S ribosomal protein L13 — translation MGTYFATNENAKRDWTLIDAEGVVLGRLASEVARRLRGKHKPEFTPHIDTGDYVVVINADKIRVTGNKMEGKIYWRHTEYPGGIKFTTLGKMNAEHPERVIEKAIKGMLPSGPLGYAQYRKLKVYAGAEHPHTAQQPTTFTIKG, via the coding sequence ATGGGCACTTATTTCGCAACCAATGAAAATGCGAAGCGTGATTGGACCCTGATCGACGCCGAAGGCGTTGTTCTGGGCCGTCTCGCCTCGGAAGTCGCACGCCGTCTGCGTGGCAAGCACAAGCCGGAGTTCACGCCGCACATCGACACCGGTGATTATGTTGTCGTCATCAATGCCGACAAGATCCGCGTCACCGGCAACAAGATGGAAGGCAAGATCTACTGGCGCCACACGGAATATCCGGGCGGCATCAAGTTCACGACGCTGGGCAAGATGAACGCCGAGCATCCGGAACGCGTCATCGAGAAGGCGATCAAAGGCATGCTGCCGTCGGGCCCGCTGGGCTACGCGCAGTACCGCAAGCTGAAGGTTTATGCCGGTGCCGAGCACCCGCACACCGCGCAGCAGCCCACCACCTTCACGATCAAGGGTTAA